In Bacillus sp. S3, the sequence GATGATTGGTACAAGCTTTTATCTGATTCTGCGGTAAGGATAATAGCTGACGCGTTCCATTTATCAACCGCTTCCCTATTCAGACTAGCAAGACCAGTTGCAAGGCCAGAGAGAAAAAATACAAGATAGGAAACCAGCATTAAAATCCCTGTAATCAAGGTAAAACGAAGTTTATTTTTTTTAATTTCCTGCCAGGCTAAAAACACCATGTCACTCCCTTTCAATGGATAATATTTAATCCTATTATTAATTGAGATAACTTGATTTGTCAAATGTTTGTATAATAAAATATTAAAAAGATTATACAGACGTTCCGGTATTTTTCTCTTTTTAGTAAGGATAGTGTAGATCTGTCTCTTTGTATAACGTTTAATCGCGACACATTGTACAAGGTATAGATATTCGTTATACTAAATATGCCTAAGGGGAATCGGATAAGGTGTAAGGGGATGAAATGGATGATTCAATCCGATGAACATGGATTATTTACGATTCAACAAGTTGCAGATATGACCGGATTATCGAAACAAGTGATTAGAAAATGGGAAGAACGGTATGGCATTATACAACCGAAGCGATTGGAGAATGGCTACAGAATATATAGTCAACAGGATGTCAAAACGCTTTTAAAAGTAAAATTACTTTCCGAACAAGGCCACTCGCTTAAACAAGCTGCCCTTCTTGTTAAGGAGGCGGATGAAGATCCCGAAATACCAATGCCAAAGGGGAAATTACCTAATTATGAGCAGTGGAATGAGTATGTCTTTCAGCTTTTAGAAAAGGGCAGACACTGTGATGAGATCGAATTAAATATTATCTTAAGACAGGCGTATCATCATATTGGGCTAGAGCGTTTCTTATCCGATATTGCGGTGCCATTTTTAAAAGAAGTAGGGAGAAAGTGGGAGAATCACGAGTGGGATGAATATCAGGAATCTGTATCGAGCCTGGTTGTACGGGATTTCTTGGTTCAAATTCGGCGGAATTATCAATATCGAGAAAATGCTCCATTCGTTCTCGGAGCATGCCTGCCATATGAACAACATGAAGTACCACTGCATCTGATCCTATTGCATTTCATGATGAAAGGGTGGAAGACCCAGTTAATTGGAGCTTCCCCTGCCCCAGGGGCGATTGAATCATTGGTATGCAAATTAAAACCTGATGTTGTTCTGTTGTCCGCTACAACCACGATACCATTTGAAACCGATCCTCAATTACTAAGGAGATTGGATCAGTTTGCTGAAAAGCAAGATGACATAGCCTTTTACCTTGGCGGCCAAGGGGCAGTTACCTATCCACCTGAATATAAACCACAGGCCATTCGTGTGACAAATTCGATTGAAGACATTTTAAAGTAAAGCACTTAATGGTAATGAAGATGTTAATTTTTAAAAAAACACCTATCCATCTGCTTAATTCTATTTTAACCTTATCATAAATAAAACAAAGCCAGTTCAATTTCATTCGAACTGGCTTTGTTTTATTCAGCTTTAAGGGCACTGTGTTCATGGATCACTCGATCACAAGAATCTTCCCTATGATTATTGGGATCAGGCACTTTTGCAGCCAATTTCCGATAGAAAATGGCAAGCAGCATCGATGGGATGGTACAAATGATCATGCCGATAAAGGAGTATCTTGGCTCGATTTCATATAAATATCCACCCAAGAACGTAAACACTGCTGTGCTCCAGCTGAGTGCCAGTGCTGAATACATCCCTTGTGCATTCGGAATCTGTGCTTGTGGAATATGCTTGGTTAAGTATTTCATAAAGGCATAATGTCCCATCGCAAATGAGAAGGCATGCAAGGTTTGTGCAATACAGAACACGATAATATTGGGAAAGATAAATATGAGAATCCATCTTACTGTTGATCCAAATGCTGCAAGTACAAGTAAGGAGCCTACAGAAAATTTCTGAAATGATCGATCAGCGATTAGGAAGAAAATAATTTCTGCGAGCACAGCTATGTTAAGAATCATGCCAATTAAATATTTTGGTGCATGGATTTCTTGTAGAAAAATATAGCCATAGCTGTAATAAGATGCGTGTGCTGCTTGCAATAAAATCACAATAATCAGTACGAGGCCGTAATGTTTGATGTGAAATAATTGAAGCATCCCGCCATTTTTCAATTTAGCGGCTGATGGTTTTTCCATTAAAGCAAGAGGGGCTGGCAAGACACTAAAAGCAAAGAATACTACTGTGCCAAGTAATAATGCCCATAGGATTACTTTATCTCCAAGTGTTCCAGTAAAGACTGTTAACAGTATCCCGGATACGACAAAGCCAATGGATCCCCACGAGCGGCTCTTCCCGTAATCTCTTAATTGTTTATGCTGCACAAGAACGCCTGCTGCGCTATCCAATGCCGGCATTAAGCTGGGATAAAAGAAATGCAACAGTAAATTAACAACTAATAAACTCGTATAGGAGTTCGCTGGAATACTGCATAGAAGAGATAATAACGTGCCGATGGCCATCCCGTTTAATAAGGTCCTGCTGCTAAATTTCCCTGATACATATGGAAAGACAAATAATGTAGAAAGGCCGCGAACCACCAGCCCCATACTCATAATCATACTAGCTTGTGAAACAGTCATTCCTTTTGTATGAATCATCCACCCTGTCCAATATGGCAGAAAAACACCCCAGGTGATAAAAAAGGTAAAAAATTGTCTGTTCATCCATCGTTGTGAATTCATTCGATCTTCCTCCAATGATTGCATCATATCATGGAGAAACGTACAATAATAGGAGATATCTCATATTCTTGGAGGAGATTAATGGAAATTTACAAAGGTGAGAAAAGGCAGCGCTATATAGAGCAATATTCGATTGCCCATCTATTCTCTTTTCCGATTGAAGAGTTTTTAGAAGTACATGAATATAAACGGGATGAATGGATCATTCAAGAGAATATGCGTCCGAATTTCTTATTTTATGTGATTGAAGGAAAAGCAAAAATTTATGTAACCCATCAAAATGGGAAGGTCAGCTTAATTAATTTTATCAAGGAAGAAGAGTTTATCGGGGAAATGGAATTATTAAATCCCATCTATTATACAAAAGGGATTCAAGCTTCAACCAAAACCGTTTGCTTTGCGATTCCTTATCATCGCTGTCGTGGCAAAATGCTTGAAGACGCTGTCTTTCTCCGTGAACTTGCGAAGTTCTTAAGTGTAAAATCCACACATATGGCGGCAAAATATACCCAAAGTCTCTCGTTCCCGCTAGAAAATCGGCTTGCCGAGTTTATTTTGCAAACAGCAGATGGCGAGGTTTATAAGGAAAAACATGTCACTGTTTGTGATTTCTTAGGTGTTTCCTACCGCCACTTATTATATGTGCTTGCACAATTCTGCGATAAAGGCTATTTGCAAAAGGAAGGACGTCACTATCACATCATACAGTCCAACGAATTAAATACCCTTGCAAGGGTATTGATGAATGAATGATGCCAAAGAGAGCAGTGACTCCCTTTCTTTTTTTGTTTCTACTGTTAGCGAAAGCCCATATATATAAGAGTAAAAGCTAACAGGAGTAGAAATCAGTGGACAAACAAAATAGCAGGTTCAGATGGGTTGTCTTTGCGTCGGTGTTGTTTACTTATTTATTAATGGCGAGCCAGCGAACCGCTCCGGGATTGATTACAGACGAGGTGATGAAGGAGTTCCATGTAACCGCCTCAACGATTGGGCTGCTGACGAGCATCCAATTTTTTGTCTACACGGGTTTTCAAATTCCGATGGGCATGCTGGCCGATCGCTTTGGTCCTAATGTATTCCTCATAGCAGGGGCGCTCCTTACAGGTTTAGGTACCATCATATATAGTGTGGGCACGCATGAATATGTCCTGTTTTTGGCCAGAATACTGACAGGAACGGGGGATGCAACGATCTGGGTCAATATGGTGTTAATTTTAAGCCAATGGTTTAAGGTAAAGGAATTTGTCCAGTTGATTGGCCTGGCGGCAATGACAGGAAGTCTTGGTTTCCTTCTGGCGACTGTTCCTTTCTCCTTATGGATCGACTTCCTTGGCTGGAGGGCAGCGTTTTTCTCTGCAGGACTGGTCCTGTGTCTATGTGGAATCCTTCTTTATGTAGTCCTTTGGAAAAAGCCAAAGCAGCTCTTTCCTGCCGAGGCATTCATTGTAAAAAAAGAGGGAAAACAGGATAACACGTTTGATTTACTGCGAAGAATCTTCTCAAGCCGGCAGGCATGGGCTTTATTCCTTTGTCACTTTGGGATTGTCGGAACGTACGTAGGATTTATCGGTTCATGGGCAGTGCCTTATGGGATGAATTTGTATGGAATGACACGTTCAGCCGCGAGTCAGCTCATTTTGCTTGGTCTGATTGGAGCGCTGATCGGAGCACCACTGGCCAGTTGGATTTCAAGCCGGTTAGATCGGATTAAACAACCTTACGTGATCGTGCACATCATTCTTTGCATGAGCTGGTCAACCTTTCTCTTTTTTAAAGGGAATCCGCCATTCTTCTTGCTGACGATACTTTTCTTTGTGATTGGCCTAGCATATGGAGCCAATGCCTTAACGTTTGCAGCCGTTCGGAAGTCTTTTCCCATCGTCGAATCGGGCCTTGCTTCTGGGTTTGCGAATACGGGCGGGTTTCTAAGCGCCGTCTTGCTGCCAAGTATTTTCGGAACGGTATTGGATCATTTTCAACCTGCTTCCGGCAGTCTTAGTCAGGCATACTCCTACGGTTTCATTACCCCAGTGATCTTCTCGGTGATTGGCTTGACGGGGGTGATGATGATGAAGGAGAAACGTCAGAGTGCGGAGCGGAAAAAAGATGCCCCATCCGTCTAAGACAAGTGTTGCCCCCAACTTAATGGGGGGCAGGCACATTATTTCAAATTGAATAATTAGTAGAAAAAGGTGAAAAAGTGGATAAGGAATTTACATTAGCCAGCCAGCTGTTAACGTTGATAGATACTGAACAAAGATGGTTTACCTTAGCCGAAATTGAAAAAGAATTAGGGATTTCAGATAAAACCATACGTAAGATGGTTGAGGAGATTAGTAAGCAATTACCACATGCAATAACAATTGAAGTTTCTAGAGGGAAGGGAATCTTTCTTCACCGTGATAGGGGAAGCAAAACGGTGAATGAGGTCATTTCCATTATGTTCAGACAAACTGTCTTTTTCCGGCTGATGAATTTATTGTTTACACATGTTGGCCAATTCTCAGTAGAAGAACTTGCTGAAGCCATGTTTATGAGCTCCTCGTCTTTGAAAAAACTGATTGTCCAATTAAATAATAATGATCTGAAGGCCTATAACATACGCATTACTTATTCCTCACCTACAATAAAAGGGAATGAATTACATATTCGATATTTTTATTGGAAGCTATATTGCGATGCATATGAATTTACGGGATGGCCTTTTGCGGAAATCAATTATACGTTTATAA encodes:
- a CDS encoding MerR family transcriptional regulator: MKWMIQSDEHGLFTIQQVADMTGLSKQVIRKWEERYGIIQPKRLENGYRIYSQQDVKTLLKVKLLSEQGHSLKQAALLVKEADEDPEIPMPKGKLPNYEQWNEYVFQLLEKGRHCDEIELNIILRQAYHHIGLERFLSDIAVPFLKEVGRKWENHEWDEYQESVSSLVVRDFLVQIRRNYQYRENAPFVLGACLPYEQHEVPLHLILLHFMMKGWKTQLIGASPAPGAIESLVCKLKPDVVLLSATTTIPFETDPQLLRRLDQFAEKQDDIAFYLGGQGAVTYPPEYKPQAIRVTNSIEDILK
- a CDS encoding MFS transporter, yielding MNSQRWMNRQFFTFFITWGVFLPYWTGWMIHTKGMTVSQASMIMSMGLVVRGLSTLFVFPYVSGKFSSRTLLNGMAIGTLLSLLCSIPANSYTSLLVVNLLLHFFYPSLMPALDSAAGVLVQHKQLRDYGKSRSWGSIGFVVSGILLTVFTGTLGDKVILWALLLGTVVFFAFSVLPAPLALMEKPSAAKLKNGGMLQLFHIKHYGLVLIIVILLQAAHASYYSYGYIFLQEIHAPKYLIGMILNIAVLAEIIFFLIADRSFQKFSVGSLLVLAAFGSTVRWILIFIFPNIIVFCIAQTLHAFSFAMGHYAFMKYLTKHIPQAQIPNAQGMYSALALSWSTAVFTFLGGYLYEIEPRYSFIGMIICTIPSMLLAIFYRKLAAKVPDPNNHREDSCDRVIHEHSALKAE
- the yeiL gene encoding transcriptional regulator YeiL; this encodes MEIYKGEKRQRYIEQYSIAHLFSFPIEEFLEVHEYKRDEWIIQENMRPNFLFYVIEGKAKIYVTHQNGKVSLINFIKEEEFIGEMELLNPIYYTKGIQASTKTVCFAIPYHRCRGKMLEDAVFLRELAKFLSVKSTHMAAKYTQSLSFPLENRLAEFILQTADGEVYKEKHVTVCDFLGVSYRHLLYVLAQFCDKGYLQKEGRHYHIIQSNELNTLARVLMNE
- a CDS encoding MFS transporter; translation: MDKQNSRFRWVVFASVLFTYLLMASQRTAPGLITDEVMKEFHVTASTIGLLTSIQFFVYTGFQIPMGMLADRFGPNVFLIAGALLTGLGTIIYSVGTHEYVLFLARILTGTGDATIWVNMVLILSQWFKVKEFVQLIGLAAMTGSLGFLLATVPFSLWIDFLGWRAAFFSAGLVLCLCGILLYVVLWKKPKQLFPAEAFIVKKEGKQDNTFDLLRRIFSSRQAWALFLCHFGIVGTYVGFIGSWAVPYGMNLYGMTRSAASQLILLGLIGALIGAPLASWISSRLDRIKQPYVIVHIILCMSWSTFLFFKGNPPFFLLTILFFVIGLAYGANALTFAAVRKSFPIVESGLASGFANTGGFLSAVLLPSIFGTVLDHFQPASGSLSQAYSYGFITPVIFSVIGLTGVMMMKEKRQSAERKKDAPSV